In one window of Microplitis demolitor isolate Queensland-Clemson2020A chromosome 4, iyMicDemo2.1a, whole genome shotgun sequence DNA:
- the LOC103576336 gene encoding uncharacterized protein LOC103576336, with protein sequence MAKLFIFCLLVFICLVHESISTLSEPKAPNFQYFERPKYRYPYYDENGRGKLLYGYGGPELYQYRTYSPLEGIH encoded by the exons aTGGCCAAATTATTt atctttTGCCTTCTGGTTTTTATTTGCTTAGTACATGAAAGTATTTCGACTTTGTCGGAGCCTAAGGCCCCTAACTTTCAATATTTTGAGag acCTAAGTATCGGTATCCATATTATGATGAAAATGGCCGTGGAAAATTGTTGTACGGATATGGTGGACCGGAACTTTATCAATATCGTACATACAGTCCGTTAGAAGGCAtacattga